One region of Syntrophobacter fumaroxidans MPOB genomic DNA includes:
- a CDS encoding ABC transporter permease: MRIGRFDVSRRFIRVWHRNLIVYRKIWLVNFLTPLLEPLLYLAAFGIGLSALIGSVRVEGMELSYVVFITPSLLAITMMYNAFFENTYTSFVRMYYQKTFDAMLATPLSLDEVITGEIMWGATKSLIATVIMLGVVSAFGLVRYPEGLLVIPLSFLGGIAFGAIGMVFTGVIPSIDMFNLPIFLFISPMFLFSGTFFPMEGLPGWAQKLALLFPLTHLVQATRWLCLGVFRVEILWGLAYLVACCLVFFPLALIVMKRRLIH; encoded by the coding sequence ATGAGAATCGGACGGTTCGACGTGTCGCGGCGGTTCATCCGCGTCTGGCATCGCAACCTGATCGTCTACAGGAAGATCTGGCTCGTCAACTTCCTGACCCCGCTCCTGGAGCCGCTCCTCTACCTGGCCGCATTCGGAATCGGTCTGAGCGCGCTCATCGGCAGCGTGCGCGTCGAGGGAATGGAACTTTCCTACGTCGTCTTCATCACCCCTTCCCTGCTCGCCATCACGATGATGTACAACGCCTTTTTCGAAAATACCTACACCTCCTTCGTGCGTATGTATTATCAAAAGACGTTCGATGCGATGCTGGCCACGCCGCTTTCCCTCGATGAAGTGATCACGGGAGAAATCATGTGGGGCGCCACCAAGTCCCTCATCGCCACGGTGATTATGCTGGGCGTGGTCAGCGCGTTCGGCCTGGTGCGCTACCCGGAGGGGTTGCTCGTCATCCCGCTGTCTTTCCTTGGCGGCATAGCGTTCGGCGCCATCGGGATGGTTTTCACAGGCGTCATTCCGAGCATCGACATGTTCAATCTGCCGATATTCCTGTTCATTTCGCCCATGTTTCTGTTCAGCGGGACCTTTTTCCCCATGGAAGGTCTGCCCGGGTGGGCGCAGAAGCTGGCTCTTCTTTTCCCGTTGACGCACCTGGTGCAGGCGACCCGCTGGCTCTGCCTCGGGGTGTTTCGGGTCGAAATCCTGTGGGGACTTGCCTATCTGGTTGCCTGCTGCCTCGTTTTCTTTCCCCTGGCGCTGATTGTCATGAAGCGACGCCTCATCCACTGA
- a CDS encoding DJ-1/PfpI family protein, whose amino-acid sequence MPAGRTVTGWKSAAVDVRNAGAECFDREMMEDRNVVSGRDPAALPAYLEVSLRKLN is encoded by the coding sequence GTGCCCGCGGGAAGGACGGTGACCGGGTGGAAATCGGCGGCCGTGGACGTCAGGAACGCCGGAGCCGAATGCTTCGATCGTGAGATGATGGAAGACCGGAACGTGGTGTCCGGCCGTGATCCGGCAGCTCTCCCGGCATATCTCGAGGTGTCGTTAAGGAAATTGAATTGA
- a CDS encoding peptidase U32 family protein, with protein MESGKRNDKLPELLAPAGHMEGFFAAVDNGADSIYLGLKQLSARASAVNFSLDELARLVPYAHARRVSVIVALNSLVTASELSGIPDVLQSLSDLQVDALIVQDPGVIHLARRLFPSLRLHASTLTTIHNSAGVRQMQRMGVSRVVLARELTLDEIARIRASTGAELEVFVHGALCFSYSGMCLTSSFRGGHSGLRGRCVQPCRLQFRQGRKTGYFLSCNDFSALPFVPELKKLGLAALKIEGRMKPADYVSRVVKAYRLVLDADEAHTSEAVREGMQWIADAPSRRLVSGFLEKNFNETVLTPHRSGSSGLWIGTVKKISQDGAHVSLRRGLKAGDRLRPESKEGKEEPIFRVTGIAALAGTRLAAAEPGDVVVVSGRGGLKAGDRLFRIASESAGAHTTVPNRLKNVKPLTYRKTFSDPAGRAGALGERPEAGGVERQEERLTIKTGTLHHMAEAFKSNPWRVLLTATRTNLERMARQRLPKAQKSRFVWSLPPLISEKSDLEYYARAVNWFVDKGFLLWELNNWGHFDLFAERQGPGFIAGPRFNLRNGAALAAMAEEGCRWSVLSPEITFKELQLLGRMPLPSQPIVSVYSWPPLFTSRLTPKLEEGKPFSTLRGDVYMMERKSDGTRVYADHPVCWFDRLSRLREAGHRHFLIDISEAPDEKALEFHKLILGFRRSRFEGTCHPFNFDREP; from the coding sequence ATGGAATCGGGCAAGAGGAACGACAAGCTCCCCGAGCTTCTCGCTCCCGCGGGGCACATGGAGGGTTTCTTCGCGGCGGTGGATAACGGCGCGGATTCGATTTATCTCGGGCTCAAACAGTTGAGTGCACGGGCATCGGCCGTGAATTTCTCGCTCGATGAGCTTGCGCGGCTCGTTCCATATGCCCACGCGAGACGGGTCTCGGTAATCGTCGCCCTGAACAGCCTGGTGACCGCTTCCGAATTGTCCGGAATACCGGATGTGCTGCAATCGCTGTCGGATCTTCAGGTGGATGCGCTGATCGTCCAGGATCCGGGGGTCATTCACCTGGCGCGCAGGCTGTTCCCGTCCTTGAGACTGCACGCCAGCACGCTCACGACGATTCACAACAGCGCCGGGGTGCGTCAAATGCAGCGGATGGGAGTCTCGAGGGTGGTCCTGGCCCGCGAATTGACCCTGGACGAGATCGCCCGGATTCGCGCTTCGACCGGCGCGGAACTGGAAGTCTTCGTCCACGGGGCGTTGTGTTTTTCGTACTCCGGGATGTGCCTGACGAGCAGTTTCCGAGGCGGTCACAGCGGACTGCGGGGGCGGTGCGTTCAGCCTTGCCGGCTGCAGTTCAGGCAGGGCAGGAAAACCGGCTACTTTCTCTCCTGCAATGACTTCAGCGCGCTGCCTTTCGTGCCCGAGCTGAAGAAACTGGGACTCGCGGCTTTAAAGATAGAAGGACGCATGAAGCCCGCGGATTACGTCAGCCGGGTCGTCAAGGCCTACAGGCTTGTCCTCGACGCCGACGAAGCTCACACATCGGAGGCGGTCCGGGAGGGGATGCAGTGGATCGCCGATGCTCCGTCGAGACGGCTGGTTTCGGGCTTCTTGGAAAAAAACTTCAACGAGACCGTTTTGACTCCTCACAGATCGGGGTCCAGCGGTCTCTGGATCGGCACGGTAAAGAAGATCTCGCAGGATGGAGCGCATGTTTCGCTGAGGCGCGGGCTGAAGGCGGGCGATCGGTTGCGCCCGGAATCCAAGGAAGGGAAAGAAGAGCCCATCTTCAGAGTGACGGGGATTGCCGCGCTCGCCGGCACGCGGCTGGCTGCGGCTGAGCCGGGAGATGTCGTGGTCGTCAGCGGCAGGGGAGGGCTCAAGGCAGGCGACCGGTTGTTTCGAATCGCCTCAGAAAGCGCCGGGGCTCACACGACTGTCCCGAACCGGCTCAAGAATGTGAAGCCCCTGACCTACCGAAAGACTTTTTCCGACCCGGCCGGGAGGGCGGGAGCTCTCGGCGAACGCCCGGAAGCCGGTGGTGTCGAACGACAGGAGGAGCGTCTCACCATCAAGACGGGAACACTCCATCACATGGCCGAAGCATTCAAGAGCAACCCCTGGCGGGTCCTGCTCACGGCTACCAGGACGAATCTCGAGCGCATGGCGAGGCAGCGGCTGCCGAAGGCTCAAAAGAGCCGCTTCGTGTGGTCGTTGCCGCCGTTGATTTCCGAAAAGTCCGACCTCGAATACTACGCGCGCGCCGTCAACTGGTTTGTCGACAAGGGCTTTCTGCTCTGGGAATTGAACAACTGGGGTCACTTCGATCTGTTCGCCGAAAGGCAGGGTCCGGGATTCATCGCCGGTCCCCGGTTCAACCTGCGCAACGGGGCGGCGCTGGCTGCCATGGCGGAGGAAGGTTGCCGCTGGAGTGTGCTCTCCCCCGAAATCACCTTCAAGGAATTGCAGCTCCTGGGCCGCATGCCCCTCCCCTCGCAGCCGATCGTCAGTGTGTATTCATGGCCGCCGCTCTTCACTTCAAGGCTGACTCCGAAACTCGAAGAAGGCAAACCCTTCTCGACCCTGCGCGGGGACGTCTACATGATGGAAAGGAAATCCGACGGCACCCGCGTCTACGCGGATCATCCCGTTTGCTGGTTCGACAGGTTGTCCCGTTTGCGCGAGGCGGGGCACCGCCATTTTCTCATCGATATCAGTGAAGCACCGGACGAGAAGGCCCTGGAGTTTCACAAGCTCATTCTCGGGTTCAGACGATCCAGATTCGAAGGGACCTGCCATCCGTTCAACTTCGACCGCGAACCCTGA